The Corynebacterium suranareeae genome window below encodes:
- the pstC gene encoding phosphate ABC transporter permease subunit PstC: MATNESVSELQTLDASKVEAHPVAVNANSSQTKPSKKIVAEGGGSVKRPGDRIFEFLSTASAAIITAIILAIAAFLIWRAVPALMRNAEGFGGFFTYTGAWNTTDIDAMYFGIPNLLAATLLISVIALVIAMPIALGIAIFLSNYSPKRLVKPLGYMVDMLAAVPSIVYGLWGWQVLGPALSGFYTWIESWGGSFFLFATYQNSPSFATGRNMLTGGIVLAVMILPVIAATAREVFVQTPKGHIESALALGATRWEVVRLTVLPFGMSGYISGAMLGLGRALGETMALYMVVSPSSAFRFSLFDGGTTFATAIANAAPEFNDNTRAGAYISAGLVLFALTFIVNAGARSMVNRGK, encoded by the coding sequence ATGGCCACTAATGAGTCAGTATCGGAGTTACAGACTTTGGACGCATCCAAAGTTGAGGCACATCCAGTTGCCGTCAATGCGAACTCCTCACAGACCAAGCCTTCTAAGAAAATTGTCGCAGAAGGCGGCGGAAGCGTTAAACGCCCCGGCGACCGTATCTTCGAGTTCCTATCCACTGCATCCGCAGCAATCATTACTGCCATTATTTTAGCCATTGCAGCTTTCCTCATCTGGCGTGCCGTTCCCGCCTTGATGCGCAACGCTGAAGGCTTTGGTGGCTTCTTTACCTACACTGGCGCATGGAACACCACAGACATTGATGCAATGTACTTCGGTATTCCAAATCTACTGGCAGCAACCTTGCTGATCTCCGTTATCGCGCTGGTTATTGCAATGCCAATTGCGCTTGGAATTGCCATCTTCTTATCCAACTACTCACCAAAACGCCTGGTTAAACCACTAGGTTACATGGTTGACATGTTGGCAGCAGTCCCTTCAATCGTTTACGGTCTCTGGGGCTGGCAGGTACTTGGACCAGCTTTATCCGGCTTCTACACCTGGATTGAAAGCTGGGGCGGAAGCTTCTTCCTCTTCGCCACCTATCAAAACTCACCATCGTTTGCCACAGGCCGCAACATGCTCACCGGTGGCATCGTCCTAGCAGTGATGATCCTCCCGGTCATCGCCGCAACCGCACGCGAAGTGTTTGTCCAGACACCAAAGGGCCACATCGAATCCGCTCTTGCACTTGGCGCCACCCGCTGGGAAGTTGTTCGCCTCACCGTCTTGCCTTTCGGCATGTCCGGCTACATCTCCGGCGCAATGCTTGGCCTTGGTCGCGCACTGGGTGAAACCATGGCGCTTTACATGGTTGTTTCGCCATCCTCGGCGTTCCGCTTTTCGCTTTTCGACGGCGGCACCACCTTCGCAACCGCCATTGCCAACGCGGCACCAGAATTCAACGACAACACCCGCGCTGGAGCATACATCTCCGCAGGCCTTGTGCTGTTCGCCCTAACCTTCATCGTCAACGCTGGTGCTCGTTCCATGGTTAACCGCGGAAAGTAA
- the pstB gene encoding phosphate ABC transporter ATP-binding protein PstB has product MSKLKLNDVNIFYGDFHAVQNVNLEVPARSVTAFIGPSGCGKSTVLRSINRMHEVTPGAYVKGEILLDGENIYGSKVDPVAVRNTIGMVFQKANPFPTMSIEDNVVAGLKLSGEKNKKKLKEVAEKSLRGANLWEEVKDRLDKPGGGLSGGQQQRLCIARAIAVEPEILLMDEPCSALDPISTLAVEDLIHELKEEFTIVIVTHNMQQAARVSDQTAFYSLEATGKPGRLVEIGATKKIFENPDQKETEDYISGRFG; this is encoded by the coding sequence ATGTCCAAGCTCAAGCTCAATGATGTCAACATCTTCTACGGTGATTTCCACGCAGTCCAAAACGTTAACCTTGAGGTTCCTGCGCGTTCTGTCACCGCATTCATCGGACCATCCGGTTGCGGCAAATCCACCGTGCTTCGATCCATCAACCGCATGCACGAAGTAACCCCAGGCGCATATGTAAAAGGTGAAATCCTTCTCGACGGTGAAAACATCTACGGCTCCAAGGTAGATCCAGTAGCAGTACGCAACACCATCGGCATGGTCTTCCAGAAGGCCAACCCATTCCCAACCATGTCCATCGAAGACAACGTGGTTGCAGGCCTGAAGCTTTCCGGTGAGAAGAACAAGAAGAAGCTTAAGGAAGTCGCAGAGAAGTCACTTCGTGGCGCAAACCTGTGGGAAGAAGTAAAAGACCGCCTAGACAAGCCAGGTGGAGGACTTTCCGGTGGACAGCAGCAGCGCCTTTGCATTGCTCGAGCAATTGCTGTGGAACCAGAAATCCTGCTCATGGACGAACCTTGCTCCGCTCTTGATCCGATCTCAACCTTGGCTGTTGAGGATCTGATCCATGAGCTGAAAGAAGAGTTCACCATCGTTATCGTGACTCACAACATGCAGCAAGCTGCGCGCGTATCCGATCAAACTGCGTTCTATTCACTGGAAGCCACCGGCAAACCAGGACGTTTGGTTGAAATCGGCGCAACTAAGAAGATTTTTGAAAACCCAGACCAAAAAGAAACCGAAGATTATATTTCTGGTCGTTTCGGATAA
- a CDS encoding acetyl-CoA hydrolase/transferase family protein yields MSDRIASAKLRSKIMSADEAAQFVNHGDKVGMSGFTGAGYPKALPTAIANRAKEAHGAGNDYAIDLFTGASTAPDCDGVLAEADAVRWRMPYASDPIMRNKINEGKMGYSDIHLSHAGLQVEQGFFGNLDVAVIEVTRITEDGHLIPSSSVGNNVEWLNSAKKVILEVNSWQSENLEGMHDIWSVPALPNRVAVPISKPGDRIGVPYIEFDTDKVVAIVETDIADRNAPFKPVDDISQKIAGNFLDFLESEVAAGRLSYDGYVMQSGVGNVPNAVMAGLLDSKFENIQAYTEVIQDGMVDLIDAGKMTVASATSFSLSPEYAEKMNNEAKRYRESIILRPQQISNHPEVIRRVGLIATNGLIEADIYGNVNSTNVSGSRVMNGIGGSGDFTRNGYISSFITPSEAKGGAISAIVPFASHIDHTEHDVMVVISEYGYADLRGLAPRERVAKMIGLAHPDYRPLLEEYYERATSGDNKFMQTPHDLATAFDFHINLAKNGSMKG; encoded by the coding sequence ATGTCTGATCGCATTGCTTCAGCAAAGCTGCGTTCTAAGATCATGTCCGCCGATGAAGCGGCCCAGTTTGTTAACCACGGTGACAAGGTCGGTATGTCCGGCTTTACTGGCGCTGGCTACCCAAAGGCGCTGCCAACCGCTATTGCTAACCGCGCTAAGGAAGCACACGGCGCAGGCAATGACTACGCGATTGATCTGTTCACCGGCGCTTCTACCGCACCAGACTGTGATGGTGTTTTGGCTGAAGCTGATGCAGTTCGCTGGCGCATGCCTTACGCATCTGACCCAATCATGCGTAATAAGATCAACGAAGGAAAGATGGGATACTCTGATATCCACCTTTCTCACGCTGGCCTGCAGGTAGAGCAGGGCTTCTTCGGCAACCTTGACGTTGCAGTCATCGAAGTCACCCGCATTACTGAAGATGGACACCTGATTCCTTCTTCCTCTGTTGGTAACAACGTTGAATGGCTAAATTCGGCTAAGAAGGTCATCCTCGAGGTCAACTCTTGGCAGTCCGAAAACCTTGAGGGCATGCACGACATTTGGTCTGTACCTGCCTTGCCAAACCGTGTTGCAGTTCCAATCAGCAAGCCAGGCGATCGCATCGGTGTTCCATACATCGAGTTCGACACTGACAAGGTCGTTGCAATTGTTGAAACCGACATTGCAGACCGCAACGCACCATTTAAGCCAGTCGATGACATTTCCCAGAAGATCGCTGGAAACTTCCTTGACTTCCTGGAAAGTGAAGTTGCTGCAGGTCGCCTGTCCTACGACGGCTACGTCATGCAGTCCGGTGTGGGTAACGTTCCTAACGCTGTGATGGCAGGCCTGCTGGATTCCAAGTTTGAAAACATCCAGGCCTACACCGAAGTTATCCAGGACGGCATGGTTGACTTGATCGATGCTGGCAAGATGACTGTTGCTTCTGCAACTTCCTTCTCCTTGTCTCCTGAGTATGCAGAGAAGATGAACAACGAGGCTAAGCGTTACCGCGAGTCCATCATCCTGCGCCCACAGCAGATCTCTAACCACCCAGAGGTCATCCGTCGTGTTGGCCTTATTGCCACCAACGGCCTCATTGAGGCTGATATCTACGGCAACGTTAACTCCACCAACGTTTCTGGCTCCCGCGTCATGAACGGTATCGGCGGATCTGGCGACTTCACCCGTAACGGCTATATCTCCAGCTTCATCACCCCTTCAGAGGCAAAGGGCGGCGCTATCTCCGCGATCGTTCCTTTCGCATCCCACATCGACCACACCGAGCACGATGTCATGGTTGTTATCTCTGAGTACGGTTACGCGGACCTTCGTGGTCTTGCTCCACGTGAGCGTGTTGCCAAGATGATTGGCCTGGCACACCCTGATTACCGTCCACTGCTCGAGGAGTACTACGAGCGCGCAACCTCCGGCGACAACAAGTTCATGCAGACCCCTCATGACCTTGCAACCGCCTTTGATTTCCACATCAACCTGGCTAAGAATGGCTCCATGAAGGGCTAA
- a CDS encoding diacylglycerol/lipid kinase family protein: MTLKTSVLPLPLDNVHVLLIANPESTTQTQELFRRVVPELMAIEGLRLEARFTHYGGHAEEIVAGLTTDDFDVIIPAGGDGTVNEVINGLLGSAEGDFRNLEDLPAIAVLPTGSANVFARALGYPTDPYSAADALVELIRKNHTRTITLGTWKGDDQPTRWFAVNAGFGIDADVIARMERARSRGFAASPLLYLQVSLRAWVKTQIKPPKITVEAVDSEGNQLQKDDVPMLLASNTNPWTFVGPLPVVTNPRNSFDTGLGLFGLTKVRGFGGVAAMMHLIGVGHGRKLESLIAKRTIAFDDAEKVTLTCASDQRFQVDGEYEGKPTKVVLESVAHALKVYAPKTHPAPPEMNWVFHLLKHVRDFLRVRTFGI, encoded by the coding sequence ATGACACTCAAGACTAGCGTTTTGCCACTACCATTAGACAACGTGCATGTTCTTCTGATCGCAAACCCTGAGTCCACCACGCAGACGCAGGAACTCTTCCGCCGTGTGGTGCCTGAGTTGATGGCGATTGAAGGTTTGCGCCTTGAAGCGAGGTTTACGCACTACGGAGGCCATGCTGAGGAAATTGTCGCAGGCTTAACTACGGATGATTTCGATGTGATTATCCCCGCCGGTGGGGATGGCACAGTCAATGAAGTGATAAATGGATTACTTGGGTCGGCGGAAGGTGATTTTCGAAACCTTGAAGATTTACCAGCCATCGCGGTGCTTCCAACCGGCTCTGCCAATGTATTTGCGCGAGCTTTAGGCTATCCAACAGATCCATATTCCGCCGCTGATGCTTTGGTGGAATTGATCAGGAAGAATCACACCAGAACCATCACGCTGGGTACATGGAAAGGCGATGATCAGCCAACGCGCTGGTTCGCAGTAAACGCTGGATTTGGCATCGACGCGGATGTGATTGCGCGGATGGAGAGGGCTCGCTCTCGGGGGTTTGCTGCATCACCGCTGTTGTATCTGCAGGTCAGTCTGCGGGCATGGGTGAAAACTCAAATTAAACCACCGAAAATCACAGTCGAGGCAGTCGATAGCGAAGGAAATCAGCTACAAAAGGACGACGTGCCCATGCTGCTCGCCTCCAATACCAATCCCTGGACATTTGTGGGCCCGTTGCCGGTAGTGACAAATCCCAGGAATTCTTTTGATACTGGCCTTGGGCTTTTTGGACTCACAAAAGTCAGGGGATTCGGGGGAGTAGCGGCCATGATGCACCTGATCGGAGTGGGGCACGGGAGGAAACTGGAAAGTTTGATCGCTAAACGCACCATCGCGTTTGATGATGCAGAAAAAGTGACCTTAACCTGTGCCAGCGATCAGCGTTTCCAGGTCGATGGGGAATATGAAGGAAAGCCAACGAAAGTGGTGTTGGAATCTGTCGCACACGCTTTAAAAGTTTATGCACCGAAAACTCATCCGGCGCCTCCTGAGATGAATTGGGTTTTTCACCTGTTAAAGCATGTTCGAGATTTTCTTAGAGTGCGCACCTTTGGGATTTAG
- the dusB gene encoding tRNA dihydrouridine synthase DusB — protein sequence MTLKIGPFDLASPVVLAPMAGVTNVAFRTLCREQEMQRTGTISGLYVCEMVTARALVERNEKTMHMTTFAPDENPRSLQLYTVDPKYTYEAAKMIVDENLADHIDMNFGCPVPKVTRRGGGSAIPYKRRLFENIVSAAVKATEGTDIPVTVKFRVGIDDEHHTHLDAGRIAVESGAKSVALHARTAAQRYSGEADWNEIARLKEHLADTGIPVLGNGDIFAASDATRMMEQTGCDGVVVGRGCLGRPWLFAELSAAVRGEEIPEEPTFGEVTTIILRHAELLMQHDGETKGLRDLRKHMGWYLRGFPVGGEFRSNLAKVSTYSELEDLLAPWADSTAKAEDADGARGRQGAPAKVALPDGWLDDPEDDTVPVGAEMENSGG from the coding sequence GTGACTTTGAAAATCGGCCCCTTTGATCTTGCTTCCCCCGTTGTCTTAGCTCCCATGGCTGGGGTGACAAACGTTGCTTTCCGCACGCTGTGCCGCGAACAGGAAATGCAGCGTACTGGAACAATTTCTGGGCTGTATGTCTGTGAGATGGTCACTGCTCGTGCACTTGTGGAGCGCAATGAGAAAACCATGCACATGACCACGTTTGCACCGGATGAAAATCCACGCAGCCTGCAGCTTTATACCGTGGACCCTAAGTACACCTATGAGGCTGCCAAAATGATCGTTGATGAAAATTTGGCTGATCATATTGATATGAATTTCGGCTGCCCTGTTCCCAAGGTGACGCGCAGGGGTGGTGGTTCTGCAATTCCATATAAGCGCCGTCTGTTTGAAAACATTGTCTCCGCTGCGGTTAAAGCCACCGAAGGTACCGATATTCCGGTTACCGTGAAGTTCCGCGTTGGAATTGATGATGAGCACCATACGCACTTGGATGCTGGCAGGATCGCAGTGGAGTCCGGCGCAAAGTCAGTGGCCCTTCATGCTCGTACTGCGGCTCAGCGTTATTCCGGTGAAGCTGATTGGAACGAGATTGCTCGCCTTAAAGAGCATCTTGCTGATACTGGCATCCCTGTCTTGGGAAATGGCGATATTTTCGCAGCGTCGGACGCAACCCGAATGATGGAACAAACAGGTTGCGACGGCGTTGTGGTTGGCCGTGGCTGTTTAGGTAGGCCATGGCTATTTGCAGAGCTTTCCGCAGCAGTTCGTGGCGAAGAGATCCCAGAAGAACCAACCTTCGGTGAAGTCACAACGATCATTTTGCGTCATGCTGAACTTCTCATGCAGCATGACGGCGAAACCAAGGGGCTGCGCGATCTGCGCAAGCACATGGGCTGGTACCTGCGTGGTTTCCCTGTTGGTGGCGAATTCCGCTCAAATCTTGCAAAGGTCTCTACCTACTCAGAGCTCGAAGATTTGTTGGCACCGTGGGCTGATTCAACCGCCAAAGCTGAGGATGCCGATGGTGCACGCGGACGCCAAGGAGCACCAGCTAAAGTCGCTCTCCCCGATGGTTGGTTGGATGATCCAGAGGATGACACTGTCCCAGTGGGTGCAGAAATGGAAAACTCCGGCGGATAA
- the pstS gene encoding phosphate ABC transporter substrate-binding protein PstS yields the protein MNLTLKRSIALVGAVTAGSFALVACSDSTGSSDSTSAASTGSSDSAAVEGLSGVTGQLVAEGASSQQSAMDYFGIKYSEAVSGASLAYTPSGSGSGRTNFVAGQVAFGGSDSAMKDDQAAEATERCEGNEAWHLPFVIGPVAIAYNLPGVDSLNLDTNTIAQIFKGEITNWNDEAIAAQNEGTELPDQDISVLYRSEESGTSDNFQKFLGAATDIWDTEGQQFPTEVGSGAQGSNGVASETASIEGAITYVESGFATQAGLGIANIDFGSGPVELNSESVGVALGALDFLTEGHNMVVDTDAMFAMNEAGAYPLVLTTYEIVCSAGYDETTRDQVKDFLTVALNSQDEQLEALGYIPVTGEHYDRLVAAVDAIQ from the coding sequence GTGAACCTCACTCTCAAGCGCTCCATCGCCCTCGTGGGCGCAGTTACCGCAGGCTCCTTCGCACTTGTAGCTTGCTCTGACTCAACCGGATCCTCTGACTCCACTTCTGCAGCTTCTACCGGATCTTCTGACTCCGCAGCTGTAGAGGGCCTTTCCGGTGTAACCGGTCAGCTCGTTGCTGAAGGTGCATCTTCCCAGCAGTCCGCAATGGACTACTTCGGTATCAAGTACTCCGAGGCAGTCAGCGGTGCATCCCTTGCTTACACCCCTTCAGGTTCCGGCTCCGGCCGCACCAACTTCGTTGCCGGCCAGGTTGCTTTCGGTGGATCTGACTCCGCAATGAAGGACGATCAGGCTGCAGAAGCTACCGAGCGTTGTGAAGGCAATGAAGCATGGCACCTGCCATTCGTCATCGGCCCAGTCGCTATTGCTTACAACCTTCCTGGTGTAGATTCCCTCAACCTTGACACCAACACCATCGCCCAGATCTTCAAGGGCGAGATCACGAACTGGAACGATGAAGCAATTGCAGCTCAGAACGAGGGCACTGAGCTTCCAGACCAGGACATCTCCGTTCTGTACCGCTCCGAAGAGTCTGGTACCTCTGACAACTTCCAGAAGTTCCTTGGCGCAGCTACCGACATCTGGGACACTGAAGGCCAGCAGTTCCCTACCGAGGTTGGCTCCGGTGCACAGGGCTCCAACGGTGTTGCCTCTGAAACCGCAAGCATCGAAGGCGCAATCACCTACGTCGAGTCCGGCTTCGCTACCCAGGCAGGCCTGGGCATTGCCAACATTGACTTCGGTTCCGGCCCAGTTGAGCTCAACTCTGAGTCCGTTGGCGTTGCACTTGGTGCACTCGACTTCCTGACCGAGGGCCACAACATGGTTGTTGACACCGACGCCATGTTCGCTATGAACGAAGCCGGCGCATACCCACTGGTTCTTACCACCTACGAAATCGTCTGCTCCGCAGGTTACGACGAGACCACTCGCGACCAGGTCAAGGACTTCCTGACCGTTGCACTGAACTCCCAGGATGAGCAGCTTGAAGCACTCGGCTACATCCCAGTAACCGGCGAGCACTACGACCGCCTCGTTGCAGCAGTTGACGCTATTCAGTAG
- the mshD gene encoding mycothiol synthase, translating into MTTPDRIKSTQIALDRDLREQAILLLKEVRAVDGVDALSEQFVRGLAEPGLGHSHLIVTLNEKIVGLAATDDETTELAVHPAHRRQGIGKALIDATPTSSIWAHGNTQAAQALASTLRMKKTRELLVMAIEGPALEESAVYKDPEGITHSSLANAPMEKSAAEAKWLQANNEAFDWHPEQGGWNTHRLAQAQKADWYQDSDVLFLWDGEEIVGFHWVKQHSVELQEIYVVGLASAYRGRGLGDPLMRLGLHHMRGQGARKVILYVEADNAPAVAAYEKLGFTVAERHVVYEK; encoded by the coding sequence ATGACTACTCCCGATCGCATTAAAAGCACACAAATCGCGTTGGATCGTGACCTGCGTGAGCAGGCAATACTGCTGTTGAAAGAGGTACGCGCCGTTGATGGCGTGGATGCACTTTCTGAGCAATTTGTCCGTGGCCTTGCAGAACCTGGGCTTGGACATTCGCATCTCATTGTTACCCTCAATGAAAAAATTGTGGGCCTCGCGGCCACGGACGATGAAACCACGGAGCTCGCTGTCCACCCGGCGCACAGGCGCCAGGGCATCGGCAAAGCACTTATCGACGCCACCCCCACCTCTTCTATCTGGGCTCATGGCAATACCCAAGCTGCGCAAGCCTTGGCTTCTACACTGCGGATGAAAAAGACACGCGAGCTTTTAGTCATGGCTATTGAAGGCCCTGCATTGGAAGAATCGGCTGTATACAAGGACCCAGAGGGCATTACCCACAGCAGTTTGGCCAATGCACCAATGGAGAAATCCGCAGCGGAGGCAAAGTGGTTGCAAGCCAACAACGAGGCTTTTGATTGGCACCCAGAACAAGGTGGTTGGAACACTCACCGGCTTGCTCAGGCTCAAAAGGCTGATTGGTATCAAGACTCTGATGTGTTGTTCCTGTGGGATGGTGAAGAAATTGTTGGTTTCCATTGGGTGAAGCAACACAGCGTGGAACTACAAGAAATCTACGTTGTGGGACTGGCTTCTGCTTACCGTGGCCGTGGATTGGGTGATCCTCTTATGCGACTTGGACTGCATCATATGCGTGGACAAGGTGCCCGAAAAGTCATCCTTTATGTAGAGGCAGACAATGCTCCGGCAGTTGCCGCATATGAAAAACTCGGCTTCACAGTTGCTGAACGCCACGTGGTTTATGAAAAATAA
- the phoU gene encoding phosphate signaling complex protein PhoU, which translates to MRTAYRQQLDEFAHDLIILCDVTKECMEKATDALLRTSLASAESALSNADKLDELRARCESQAVELLALETPVARDLRQVVSSIYIVEEITRMGALAMHVANSVRRRYPEPVIPEEMRGYFKEMARLTGEMTDRIRQILIDPEPDLALEMAENDDAVDDLHQHIMRVLTMRPWSHGTKSAVDLTLLSRFYERYADHTVNVAGRIIYLSTGLHPEEYMAKREQQEAEADMEKRWAELERQFRTGI; encoded by the coding sequence ATGCGTACCGCGTATAGACAGCAATTGGACGAATTCGCACACGACCTCATTATTCTGTGTGATGTAACTAAGGAGTGCATGGAAAAGGCCACTGATGCCCTCCTACGCACCTCTTTAGCCTCGGCTGAAAGCGCTTTGAGTAATGCCGATAAATTAGACGAGCTCCGCGCTAGGTGTGAATCCCAGGCGGTTGAGCTTTTAGCCTTAGAAACTCCTGTGGCGCGCGATTTACGCCAGGTTGTGTCCTCCATCTATATCGTGGAGGAAATCACCCGTATGGGCGCGCTAGCCATGCATGTGGCCAATTCCGTGCGCCGGCGCTACCCAGAGCCCGTTATCCCTGAGGAAATGCGTGGCTACTTTAAGGAAATGGCGCGCCTGACGGGTGAAATGACTGATCGGATCCGCCAAATTCTCATCGATCCGGAACCGGATCTCGCGTTAGAAATGGCTGAAAATGATGACGCGGTGGATGATCTGCACCAACACATCATGCGGGTACTCACCATGCGCCCGTGGTCCCATGGCACTAAAAGCGCTGTTGACCTAACTTTGCTGTCACGGTTCTACGAACGCTACGCCGATCACACCGTTAATGTGGCAGGTCGCATCATTTACCTTTCCACCGGGCTGCACCCAGAGGAATACATGGCCAAGCGCGAACAGCAAGAAGCTGAGGCCGACATGGAAAAGCGGTGGGCAGAGCTGGAACGGCAGTTCCGCACGGGGATTTAA
- a CDS encoding LmeA family phospholipid-binding protein, giving the protein MEKSKKRVLTIAVSTIGAVAVAGSAFWIVDSSIAAHAERNLSNAVAESADLDNSPRVFLGGSIYTTSLLTGELDSVSIDMLDVDIPGVGMVNARTEVKKVEVTREQVMSGDLNGANAETFTRSLRMDGVAIGAQLGITDLDISHPIDISPSGGLASEALLTGTPPGAKDPISVLVTLRLVGSEFQMLPYKLIDAPSGLTLDDVASAFTWKIDTLQLPLADRAMAVYLAGGSIHFQSEARNVQLTTRELSPLAAPEEDSDGS; this is encoded by the coding sequence GTGGAAAAATCCAAAAAACGAGTATTAACCATCGCAGTATCGACAATCGGAGCCGTTGCGGTTGCAGGCAGCGCTTTTTGGATCGTGGATTCTTCCATCGCAGCGCACGCCGAACGCAACCTATCCAATGCCGTGGCAGAGTCTGCAGATCTAGACAACTCCCCGCGCGTATTCTTAGGCGGTTCCATCTACACCACCTCCCTACTTACCGGCGAACTCGACTCAGTCAGCATCGACATGCTTGACGTAGACATCCCCGGAGTCGGCATGGTCAACGCCCGCACCGAAGTAAAAAAGGTAGAAGTCACACGCGAACAAGTAATGTCTGGCGATCTAAACGGTGCAAACGCTGAAACATTCACGCGTTCCTTACGCATGGATGGAGTCGCCATCGGCGCACAGCTCGGCATCACAGACCTCGACATCTCCCACCCCATCGACATCTCCCCCTCCGGCGGCCTGGCCTCCGAAGCGCTACTCACCGGCACCCCACCCGGCGCGAAAGACCCCATCAGCGTGCTGGTCACCCTCCGCCTAGTCGGCTCCGAATTCCAGATGCTGCCCTATAAGCTTATCGACGCCCCCTCCGGCCTCACCCTCGACGACGTAGCTTCAGCCTTCACCTGGAAAATCGACACCTTGCAATTACCCCTCGCAGATCGCGCCATGGCGGTCTATCTTGCCGGTGGCTCCATCCACTTCCAATCAGAAGCCCGCAACGTGCAGCTCACCACCCGCGAACTCTCCCCACTAGCTGCGCCAGAAGAAGATTCCGACGGCTCCTAA
- the pstA gene encoding phosphate ABC transporter permease PstA, with protein sequence MTNTVATPRMDEPLKKSSAFTDISSRRKSTNTVATIVIYGAMLIAAVPLVWVLWTVISRGISPILTTEWWQTSQAGVMLMLPGGGAAHAMIGTFMQAIVTSLISIPIGIFTAIYLVEYSNGNRLGRLTTFMVDILTGVPSIVAALFVYSLWIVLFGFDRSGFAVSLSLVILMVPVIIRNTEEMLRVVPQDLREASYALGVPKWKTIAKIVLPTALSGIVTGVMLAVARVMGESAPVLVLVGSSQAINWNPFSGPQASLPLMMLDMYKAGTAPATLDKLWGAALTLVLIIAVLNIGARIISAKFSVKQ encoded by the coding sequence ATGACTAACACTGTTGCAACTCCGCGCATGGACGAGCCACTAAAGAAGAGCTCAGCTTTTACCGATATCTCCTCCCGACGTAAATCCACCAACACGGTTGCCACCATCGTTATTTACGGTGCCATGCTTATCGCCGCTGTTCCGTTGGTATGGGTGCTGTGGACGGTAATCTCCCGCGGCATTAGCCCGATCCTCACTACCGAGTGGTGGCAGACCTCTCAGGCTGGCGTCATGTTGATGCTGCCTGGCGGTGGCGCTGCTCACGCGATGATCGGTACCTTCATGCAGGCGATCGTCACCTCATTGATCTCCATCCCAATCGGAATTTTCACCGCGATCTACTTGGTGGAATACTCCAACGGCAACCGCCTCGGTCGCCTGACCACCTTCATGGTGGACATCCTCACAGGTGTCCCATCAATCGTGGCAGCACTGTTCGTGTACTCCCTGTGGATCGTGCTCTTTGGCTTTGACCGCTCCGGATTCGCAGTATCACTATCACTGGTGATTTTGATGGTTCCAGTGATCATCCGAAACACCGAAGAAATGCTCCGCGTTGTTCCTCAAGACCTCCGCGAGGCATCCTACGCACTGGGTGTTCCGAAATGGAAGACCATCGCCAAAATTGTGCTCCCAACCGCTTTGTCCGGCATCGTCACCGGTGTCATGCTGGCCGTAGCCCGCGTCATGGGAGAATCCGCACCAGTCCTAGTTCTCGTTGGTTCTTCACAAGCAATCAACTGGAATCCATTCTCTGGACCTCAGGCCTCACTTCCACTGATGATGCTTGATATGTACAAAGCCGGCACCGCACCAGCAACACTAGACAAACTATGGGGCGCAGCCCTAACCCTGGTGCTTATCATTGCCGTCCTCAACATTGGCGCGCGAATCATCTCCGCCAAGTTCTCAGTCAAGCAATAA